One part of the Caldalkalibacillus uzonensis genome encodes these proteins:
- a CDS encoding hemolysin family protein, with protein MDEVPLSFLFLLLILLALSAFFSSTETAFSSVSKIRLKHFADEKRKGAQKALYISEHFDKALTTILVGNNLVNIAAATIASSLFVTMFGTKSGMLLSTIVMTILVLIFGEILPKSFAKEHADSFSLAVSSILFLLMKLFAPINWLFAQLKRTLVKIIHPKQHIPSVTEEEIKIMVDISEEEGVIDKTEKELVHRSLNFNDIIVGEILTPRPDMIAVEVSQPIEEIKQVFLREKFSRIPVYEDSIDNIIGILSEREFLSALLQNQDVDVRSLLRNPLFVVESMRISSLLPELQRHKIHMAIVIDEFGGTSGLITMEDVLEELVGEIWDEHDEQVKVINQLDENTYIFSADFSLDEFARMTKVELPDSVYHTIGGWLVEEFQRVPQKGEQLYYENLLLTIEEAESRRVRKVRAEIKKFSNSESKAYV; from the coding sequence TTGGACGAGGTGCCGCTTAGTTTCTTGTTTCTTTTGCTTATTTTGCTCGCTTTGTCTGCCTTTTTTTCTTCAACAGAAACGGCGTTTTCGAGTGTAAGCAAAATCCGGCTGAAACACTTTGCAGACGAGAAACGGAAAGGAGCCCAAAAGGCACTTTACATTTCTGAGCATTTTGACAAAGCGCTGACCACCATTTTAGTCGGCAATAATCTGGTTAATATCGCTGCAGCCACAATAGCTAGCTCTCTTTTTGTTACCATGTTTGGAACAAAATCAGGTATGTTATTAAGCACCATTGTGATGACAATTCTGGTCTTGATCTTTGGTGAGATCCTGCCCAAATCGTTTGCCAAAGAACATGCCGATTCCTTTTCCCTGGCTGTTTCCAGTATCTTGTTTTTGTTAATGAAGCTGTTTGCGCCAATCAACTGGCTTTTTGCCCAATTAAAACGTACTTTGGTTAAAATCATTCATCCCAAACAGCATATTCCATCGGTTACAGAAGAAGAAATAAAAATTATGGTGGATATCAGTGAGGAAGAAGGGGTTATTGACAAAACAGAAAAAGAATTGGTTCATCGTTCCCTTAATTTTAACGATATTATTGTCGGTGAAATTTTAACACCACGCCCCGATATGATTGCTGTCGAGGTTAGCCAGCCGATTGAGGAAATTAAGCAGGTTTTCCTGAGGGAAAAATTCTCCCGTATTCCTGTTTATGAAGACAGTATTGACAATATAATCGGTATTCTCTCCGAGCGGGAATTCTTGTCCGCTTTGCTCCAAAATCAGGATGTAGATGTAAGGAGCTTGTTACGCAACCCATTATTTGTCGTTGAGTCCATGAGAATTTCTTCCCTGCTTCCGGAGCTGCAAAGACATAAAATTCACATGGCCATTGTGATTGACGAATTTGGTGGCACGTCCGGCTTGATTACAATGGAGGATGTTTTGGAAGAACTTGTGGGCGAAATTTGGGATGAACATGATGAGCAAGTGAAAGTAATTAACCAACTGGATGAAAATACTTATATTTTTTCTGCTGACTTCTCTTTGGATGAATTTGCCCGCATGACCAAGGTGGAGCTTCCCGACAGTGTGTATCACACCATTGGCGGCTGGTTGGTTGAAGAATTTCAACGTGTGCCACAAAAAGGGGAACAATTGTACTATGAAAATTTATTGCTGACCATCGAAGAAGCGGAAAGCCGCAGAGTCAGAAAAGTCAGAGCGGAAATAAAGAAATTTTCCAATTCTGAATCAAAAGCGTATGTATAG
- a CDS encoding PIG-L deacetylase family protein, producing MNLLDQPAWHDGIDFPDGQLKELDPRLLEQAVAAHIRSINPHIVVTYPVHGISGFHDHLVTHAVKRVFLELREQGTVQLKRLALYTLPDSGEPVFAEKGFRLKQSDPSDIDCIIPLWRQTLTCLSAVWPVCGHECCYTLLKI from the coding sequence ATGAATCTTTTGGACCAGCCTGCATGGCATGACGGTATTGACTTTCCTGACGGCCAGTTGAAAGAGTTGGATCCGCGTTTGCTGGAACAAGCGGTAGCAGCCCATATCCGCTCCATCAATCCTCACATTGTTGTGACCTATCCTGTCCATGGCATCAGCGGTTTTCACGATCACCTGGTTACACACGCCGTCAAACGGGTTTTCCTGGAGCTAAGAGAGCAAGGCACCGTTCAATTGAAGCGTTTGGCACTGTACACCCTTCCGGACAGCGGTGAACCCGTATTTGCGGAGAAAGGATTCCGTTTGAAACAAAGTGATCCCTCTGATATCGACTGTATTATCCCCCTTTGGAGGCAGACATTGACATGTTTAAGCGCTGTCTGGCCAGTATGCGGCCATGAATGCTGCTATACATTGCTTAAAATATAA